The genomic DNA ACGGTCATCAGCGGGGTGTCCTCGTTGGCCACCCGGCGCCCGATCATCGCGAGCGCGCCGCCCTGGCCGCCCATCAGGTTCGGGGTGAAGGTGACCTCGCCGGTGTAGGCGAGCATCGCGCCGCGCTGGCTGAAGACCCGCTGGCCCGGGAAGACCTTGGCCTCGATCATCTTGTTGTTGATCTTCGTGAACGGCATCAGACGTCACCCCCGAAGGTCATCCGCTCGGACGGCTGGACGTACACCAGGCCCTCGCCGGTGAACTCCACCTGCATCGCCTCGCCACCGCCCTCGCCGATCAGCGTGGTCCAGCCGGCGCCGGACTTCAGCGCCCGGTTGAGGTTCCCGGTGTGCGCGATGTACGCGCCCGGGTCCACCCGCAGCGGCATCCCCTGGGAGACCCGGAGGATGATCGCCGGGCCCTTCGAGGTGAGCGCCGCCCAGCCGTGTCCCTCCACCTTGGTGGTGAACAGGCCGTTGCCGGACGCCATGCCGTTGAGCCCGGTGAAGCTGGTGCCGGTGTGCAGGGTCGCCTCGGTGCAGAGCAGGTTCTCGGCCTCGACGTAGAGCGTCTCGCCGTTCAACCGCACCAGATTGACCTCGGTGGCCTTGTCGGCGAAGTAGCAGGTGCCCTGCCCCTTCACCTCCATGACCTCCATCTGCTCGCCGGTCAGCCGCCGGGTGACCATGCCGCGCAGGCCGTCGCCGCCACCGGAGAGCTTCTTGAAGCCCATCTGCCCGGTGTACGCGACCATCGTGCCGTTGCGGGCCTTGACCGTGTCCCCCGTCATGTCGACGGCGAGGACCTTTGACCCCTGGAGTCGAAACTGTGCCACGTCGGTGAATGTAGCGGTCGCCGCCGTCATCCGGGGAGAGGGGGCGGCGGCTCTGGTACCGACCCGGTACAAATTTCGGCCCGTCAGACGGCGGCCGGCGCCACCCCGGCCGACTCCTCGACCTCCAGCAGCGAGGCCGAGTGCCGCTCCGCCTCGAACGCGGCCAGGCCCCCGCGCAGCCCGAAGAGCCGCTTGGAGAGCAGGATCCAGAGCACCGCGACGACGTTCAGCACCAGCGTGCCGATCTTCACCACGCTGACGTGCTCGGTCAGCTCGTAGACCTCCAGCGGGAGGAAGGCGGCGGTGGCGACCACCGTCAGGTACTCCGCCCAGCGCCTGGCCGCCCACAGGCCGAAGGCCTCGACGATCTCGATCAGCGCGTACGCCACCAGCGCCGCGGCCACGATCAGCAGCGTCGAGTGCCGGTAGTCGAAGGTCTTGCGGATGGTGTCGACGATCGGCGAGTGCTCCAGGTCCCAGTGGAAGTGGTCGGTGACCGGCCGGAACACGCTCAGGTTCTCGTCGAAGATCCGCCGCACCGCGTCCTGGCTGTTGGAGAACTTCCACACCGCCCAGGCCGCCACCAGCACCAGCAGGCCGCGCAGGCCGCGCTCCACGGCCAGGAAGCGCAGGATGAACAGGTCGCGCAGCGCCCGGCCGCGCGGCACCAGCGGCGCCTCGTCGGCCGGCCCCGAGCCGTGCGGGGCGCCGAGCGCGAAGTCCCCGCAGCGCAGGCAGCGCCAGGCCTCGCCGAGCGCGGTCGAGGCGTGCAGCCGCTCGCGCAGGCCGGCCTCGTCGGGCGCGTAGGTGATGTGGCCGCGCCGGGCGCAGGTGCGGCGGTCCCAGTCGAGCTTCAGCATGGTGTGCTCCCCCGTGTGACGAATCCGTGCGGGAGCAGGATAGGGGGCCCCGCCGTCGCCGATGTCGGGTCGGTGATAATGGACGACGGCTTGTGAGGCTGTTCACAAGCTCACAGCCCCCCACCAGCGAGGTACCCCGTGAAGCCCAGCGCCGCCGTGCACCGCCTGCGACTCGTCTCCGGCCCCGAGGGCCTGTCCTTCCTGCTGCTGCTGACCTGCTCCGTGCTCAAGCGCACCACCTCCTTCAACGGCGTGCCGGTGATGGGCGCCGTCCACGGCGCGCTGTTCGTGCTGTACGTGGTCTTCCTGGCCCAGGCCGCGATGGCGCAGCGCTGGGAGGGCAGGCGCACCCTGGTGCTCTTCCTGCTGGCCGTGGTGCCGACCGGCGGCTTCTTCGCCGACCGGATGCTGGCCAAGGAGGAGCGCGGCGAGCAGGCGCTCGCCGCCTGACCCCCGCCGGAACGCCGGAGCGGCCGGGCCCCGTGGTGGGGGCCCGGCCGCTCCGTGCCGCGGTCACTAGCTGACGTTCACCGCGGTCCAGGCCTTGCCCACCGCCGTGTACTCGGCCGAGGTGGAGCCGTACAGGTCCTTGGCCGCGTTGAGGGTGGCGGTGCGGGCGGCCTTGTAGTTGGTGGTGGAGGTCATGTAGACGGTCAGGGCCCGGTACCAGATCTTGGCGGCCTTGTCCCGGCCGATGCCGGTGACGGCGGCGCCGTTGTAGGTGGGCGAGTTGTAGCTGACGCCGTTGATCGTCTTGGCCCCGCTGCCCTCCGACAGCAGGTAGAAGAAGTGGTTGCCGACGCCGGACGAGTAGTGGACGTCCTTGGAGCCGACGGTGGAGGACCAGTAGTCGGCGGAGGCGCCGTCCTTGGAGGGCTTGTCCATGTACCGCAGCGGCGTGCCGTTGCCGTTCAGGTTGAGCCGCTCGCCGATCAGGTAGTCCGGGGTGTCGGTGGCGAGGTTGGCGTAGAACTCGACCATGGTGCCGAAGATGTCGCTGGTCGACTCGTTCAGGCCGCCGGACTCACCGGAGTAGTTGAGGCCCGCGGTGTTGGAGGTCACGCCGTGGGTCATCTCGTGGCCGGCCACGTCGATCGCGGTCAGCGGGTGGGTGTTGGACGCGCCGTCGCCGTAGGTCATGCAGAAGCAGCTGTCGGACCAGAAGGCGTTCACGTAGTTGGTGCCGTAGTGGACCTTGCTGTAGGCGCCGACCCCGTCGCCCCGGATGCCGTTGCGGCCGTGCACGTTCTTGTAGTAGTCCCAGGTCTTCGCCGCGCCGAACTGGGCGTCCACCGCGGCCGACTGGCCGTTGGAGGCCAGGCCGTTGCCCCAGACGTTGTCGGCGTCGGTGTAGAGCGTGCCGTTCTTGTCGACGGTGTACTGGCCGCCGCGGGTGTTGTCCTTCAGCTGGTAGACGCTGCCGGTCCAGTTGGTGGTCAGCGTGACCGTGCCGTCGAAGACGCCGTACCCGGTGCCGGTGGCGTTGGAGGTCTGGATCTGCTCGTGCGAGGAGAGCAGTTCGCCGGTGGCGGCGTCGGTGACCAGCAGCAGGCTGCTCGGGGTCCCGTCGGCGCGCACGCCCTCGACGGTGGTGCGGTACGCCAGGCGCGGGGCGCCGGAGGCGGCCCAGACCACCAGCTGGGCGTCACCGCCCTTGGAGACGGCGGCGAGCGGGGCCTCGTCGGCGTCCGCGACGGAGCCCACGGTGGCCTCGACGGAGCTCTTGGCCCCGGCGGCGGCCTGGGCGGCGGTGAGCTTCGGGGTGAGGCCGGCCGGGGCGATCGAGCCCTCGACCGCGCGGTCCACGGTGACCGCGCCCTTGGCGCTGGTGTGCACCACCAGGTCGCCGCCGAGCACCGGGAGCCCGGCCCAGGTGCGCTCGTACCGGTAGTGGCGGGCGCCGTCGGAGTCGACCACGGCGTCCTTGACGACCAGCTTCTCCTGACCGGAGAGGCCGAGCGCCCTGGCGGCGGACGGGGCCTCGCCGCCGGCCGCGGCGAGCAGGTCGGCGCGCTGCTGGGCGGCGACCGGTGCGGGGGAGGCCTGGGCGGTGCCGGCGGCGACCTGGATCGCTCCGGCCAGCAGGGCGGTGGAGGAGAGGACGGCTCCGACTGTCAGCATGCGCTTCACGTTCCGGTTCCTTCCGGACCAGCCGCGGATGACGCGGCCGCACCTCGCTCCGGGGCACCGGGGTCGGCACCGACTGGGGGCGGAGCGGGTGCTGGACGTGCGGGTGGTGCTGGCTCCCGTGCGGTCGGGCGGAGTCGGTCCGGTGGGGTGGTGGACCGGCTCCGGTACGGGGTGACGGCCACTATGGCCGACACTCCGACAGGAATGACAGGTCTATGCCAAGAAATGGCCGGAACTCGCCAACTTCCCTGCGGGTTGCGGAAAGTGGTGCGCGGCAGCAGGGCTCCCCTCCGGAAAGCCCTGCTGCCGCGGGTCTGCGGGTCGGACGGTCGCTACGTCAGTTGACGTTGACCCCGGACCAGGCGGCCGCGACCGCGTTGTACTCGGTCGAGCCGGCGCCGTACAGGTCCTTGGCCGCGTTGAGGGTCGCGGTCCGGGCCCCGGCGTAGTTGGTGGTGGAGGTCATGTAGACGCTCAGCGCGCGGTACCAGACCTGGGCGGCCTTGTCCCGGCCGATGCCGGTCAGGGTCGAGCCGTTGGAGGTCGGCGAGTTGTAGCTGACGCCGTTGATGGTCTTGGCGCCGCTGCCCTCGGCCAGCAGGTAGAAGAAGTGGTTGGCCACGCCCGAGGAGTAGTGGACGTCCTTGGAGCCGACGGTGGAGGACCAGTAGTCGGCCGAGCCGCCGTCCTTGGAGGGCTTGTCCATGTAGCGCAGCGGCGTGCCGTCGCCGTTGATGTTGATCAGCTCGCCGATCAGGTAGTCCGGGTTGTCCTTCGGCAGGTTGGCGTAGAACTCGACCATGGTGCCGAAGATGTCCGAGGTGGCCTCGTTGAGGCCGCCGGACTCGCCGGAGTAGTTCAGGCCCGCGGTGTTGGCGGTGACGCCGTGGCTCATCTCGTGGCCCGCGACGTCCAGCTCGGTCAGCGGGTGGGTGTTGGACGCGCCGTCGCCGTAGGTCATGCAGAAGCAGCTGTCGTCCCAGAACGCGTTGACGTAGTTGCGCCCGTAGTGGACCCGGCTGTACGCGCCGACGCCGTCGCCGCGGATGCCGGCCCGGCCGAAGGTGTTCTTGTAGAAGTCCCAGGTGGCGGCCGCGCCGTACTGGGCGTCCACCGCGGCCGACTGGCCGTTGGAGACCGTGCCGGTGCCCCAGGCGTTGTCGGCGTCGGTGTAGAGGGTGCCCTTGCCCGAGGTCTTGTTGGCCAGGTTGGTGGTGTACTGGCCGCCGCGGGTGGTGTCCTTCAGCTGGTACGAGCCGCTCACCAGGTTGGTGGTCAGCTGGACGTTGCCGACGAAGACGCCGTTGCCGGTGCCGACCGCGGTCTGCACCTGCTCGTGGGTGGAGAGCACCTCGCCGCTGGCGGCGTCGGTGACGATCAGCTGGCTGCTCGGGGTGCCGTCGGCGCGCACGCCCTCGACGGTGGTGCGGTACGCCAGGCGCGGCGTGCCGGAGGCGGCCCAGACCACGAGCTGGGCGGAGCCGGCCTTGGTGACCGAGGTCAGCGCGGCCTCGTCCGCGTCCTTGGCGACGCCGACGGTGGCGGCGACCGCGCCGGAGGCCTTGGCGACGGCCTGGTCGGCGGTCAGCTTCGGGGTGAGCGACGCGGGGGCGACGGCGCCCTTCACCGCGCGGTCGGTGCCCTTGACGTTGCCCTTGGCGTCCTGGTGCACCACCAGGTCGCCGCCGAGCACCGGCAGGCCGCCGAGGGTGCGCTCGTAGCGGAAGTGGCGGGAGCCGTCGGCGTCGACGATCGCGTCCTTGACGACCAGCTGCTCCTGGCCGGAGAGGCCGAGGGCCTTGGCGGCGGCGGGGGCCTGCGCGCCGGCGAGGGCGAGCAGCTCACCGCGCTGGTGCGCGGCGGCGCTCTGGCCGACGGGGGCGGGGGCGGCCTGGGCGATGCCGGCGCTCACCTGGATGGCGCTGGCGAGGACGGCCGAGGCAGAGAGAACGGCTCCGACTGCGAGCTTGCGCTTCACGTACGGGTTTCCTTCCGGACCTACCGCATGAGGGCGGTTGCGCCGCTATCCGGGGCACCGGGGTTAGTGCCTGCTGGGGCGGATTCGGGCGCTGACGTGCTGCTCCGCGCGGTCAAGAGACGCCGGACCGGTGGGGTGGGCCGGCCGGTGTCCAACGAAGCTGGCGAGAAGCATGACAATCGGACAAATGAAAGGACAGGTCGGCGGCAATAGTTGGCAAACTCTCGCCAACGGCCGATGACCGCAGGTCAGCCGGGCCCGGCGGTTCAGCCGCGAACGAAGGCTCCCCGGTCTGCGAATTCCGCCAACTGAGGCCATTTCACTGAATATTGCGGGAATATCCGCCGTAAAGAATCGCCGGCCGCGGCCTCGCCGACCCGTTGGCGTGATCCCGCCAACCCCCGCCCTTGTCCACCATCGTGGACACCTGGTACCCGTTCGGCCCCCCGCCGGTACCGTGGGGGCGTGCCCAAGCCCCTCGCCCTCGACTTCGACCCGATCGCGCGCGCCGACGAGCTGTGGACCCGCCGCTGGGGCGGCGTGCCCTCGATGTCCGCGATCACCTCGGTGATGCGCGCGCACCAGATCCTGCTCTCCCGGGTGGACGCCGTGGTCAAGCCCTACGGCCTGACCTTCGCCCGGTACGAGGCACTCGTGCTGCTCACCTTCAGCCGGACCGGCGAGCTCTCGCTCTCCAAGATCGGCGAGCGGCTGATGGTCCACCCCACCTCCGTCACCAACACCGTCGACCGCCTGGAGAAGGCCGGCCTGGTCGCCCGCCGCCCCAACCCGCTGGACGGGCGCGGCGTCCTCGCCGCCATCACCGCCCGCGGCCGCGAGGTGGTCGAGCAGGCCACCCGCGAGCTGATGGCCGTCGACTTCGGCCTGGAGGGCTACGACGAACAGCAGTGCCGGCAGGTGTTCGAACTGCTCCGCCCGCTGCGGATCACCGCGGGCGACTTCAGCCCGGCGACCGGCGAGGGGCCCGGCGAGGAGCAGGCGTAGGGCCGGTTACCCTCGATGCCATGAAGCAGAGTGTGCTGACCCGCTACCGCGCCCTGGCCTACGTCACCGGCGTCCTCCTGATCCTGCTCACCCTCGGGATGGTCGCCAAGTACGTCCTGGAGATCGACGGCGCGGCCGGTTTCACCACCGCCGTGGGCATCGCGCACGGCTGGCTGTACGTGGTCTACCTCGCACTCGCCTTCGACCTGGGCACCAAGGCCAAGTGGCCGCTCCCCAAGCTCGCCTGGGTGCTGCTGGCCGGCACGATCCCGACCGCCGTCTTCTTCGTCGAGCGCAAGGTCAGCCGCGAGGTCGCCCCGCTGGTCGCGGCCGCGGAGCCGGTCGCCGCCTGAGCGCTCCCCGCCACCTCTGCCGGGCGCCCTTCCACGCGGGAGGGCGCCCTTCGCCGTGCCGGTGTCAGTTCAGGCCGGGGAACGCGTTCAGCAGCAGGGTGGTGAAGCGGCGGATCCACTCGGGGGTGATGGGTTCGCCGCTGACCAGGAGGCGGTGCTCGACCGTCCCGGCGATGGTGTCGAAGATGATGTCGATCTCTTCGCAGGCGGTGGCCGGGTCCTCGTCCGGGCCCATCTCGCCGCGGGCCTGCGCGTTGGCGCGGCCGAGCTGGACCAGGACCTTCTGGGGCTCGACGATCCGCTCGCGGATGCGCTGCTGGAGCTGCCGGTCGCGGGTGCCCTCGGCGAAGAGGGCGAGCAGGGCGGCCTGCGTCTCGGGCCGGCTCAGCAGGTCGGCGAACTGGGCGACGACCGCCTCGATGTCGGCCTGGAGGCTGCCCAGGTCGGCGCACTCCAGCTGGTCGAAGAGGATCGCGATGGCGTCGACGACCAGCTCGTTCTTGGACGGCCAGCGCCGGTAGAGGGTGGTCTTGGCGACCCCGGCGCGGACCGCGACGTCGCCCATGGTCAGCCCGCCCCAGCCGAGTTCGGCGAGCGCGGCGCGGGTGGCGTCGAGGATGGCGAGGTCCGCGGCGGCGCTGCGCGGCCGCCCCTTGCCGCGCGCGGGGGCCGCGCCGGCGCCCGGCGCGTCGGGCTGCTGGGTGGTGGGGGCCACCGCGCCTCCTTGCGGCTCATGCAGGTTCACCCGGATCTGTTTACCCGGAAGTAACTTGTTTCGGTCACGGTAGCGACCGCCCGGCCCCGACGGCATCCGGCGGCGCCGGGAAAGTGGGACAGCTCACGTCGCCGAACCGTCGCGGGGGCTTGCGGGACCGGCCCCCGGGGCAGATACGCTACGACCTGTAGCGAAAGAGCGACAACCGGCGTGCCCCCGCCCCATGGGATCGGGCGGGCACGCGGCGCGGGTGGGGATCCGCGCCGGGGAGCACCACCGCACGACCGCTACGCGCAGAGCGCACGGCTCGCTCCGGCTTTTCCGTGCGGATGGCGCCCGCCACCGGCGCCGACGGGGGAGGATGGTGCCATGCAGTCACGGAATTCGCGTCTCAACAACTCCGCCCTGCGCGGCGCGGTGGACCTCGCAGCGGTGAAGGCGGCCGGCGAGGCCGCCCAGAAGGCCGAGCAGGCCCGCGCGGAGCGCGCCCGCCAGGCGGAGGCCGGCGGCACTCCCACCCCCGCCGGGTACCGCCTGGTCCTCGACGTCACCGAGGAGACCTTCGAGGACGAGGTCGTGCAGCGCTCGACCGAGGTCCCGGTGGTGGTGGACTTCTGGGCCGAGTGGTGCGGCCCGTGCAAGCAGCTCAGCCCGATCCTGGAGCGCCTGGCCGAGGAGTACGCCGGCCGGATCGTGCTCGCCAAGATCGACGTGGACGGCAACCAGCTGCTGGCGCAGCAGTTCGGCATCCAGTCGATCCCCGCGGTGATGGCCGTGGTGGCGGGCCAGCTCGTCCCGCTCTTCCAGGGCGCGGAGAACGAGGCCAACGTCCGCAAGGTGCTGGACCAGCTGATCGCGGTGGCCGAGCAGCGCTTCGGCATCGTCGGCCTCCAGGGCGCCCCGGGCGCCGAGGGCGGGGCTCCCGCGGCACCGGCCGTGCCCGCCGACCCCGCGCTGGAGGCGGCGCACGACGCGCTGGACCGCGGCGACCTCGGCGGTGCCGTGCAGGCGTACAAGAACGTCCTGGCCGACCGGCCGGGCCACGCCGAGGCGAAGCTGGGCCTGGCCCAGGCGGAGCTGCTGCGCCGGGTGGAGGCGCTGGACCCGCAGCAGGTGCG from Kitasatospora terrestris includes the following:
- a CDS encoding M4 family metallopeptidase, which translates into the protein MKRKLAVGAVLSASAVLASAIQVSAGIAQAAPAPVGQSAAAHQRGELLALAGAQAPAAAKALGLSGQEQLVVKDAIVDADGSRHFRYERTLGGLPVLGGDLVVHQDAKGNVKGTDRAVKGAVAPASLTPKLTADQAVAKASGAVAATVGVAKDADEAALTSVTKAGSAQLVVWAASGTPRLAYRTTVEGVRADGTPSSQLIVTDAASGEVLSTHEQVQTAVGTGNGVFVGNVQLTTNLVSGSYQLKDTTRGGQYTTNLANKTSGKGTLYTDADNAWGTGTVSNGQSAAVDAQYGAAATWDFYKNTFGRAGIRGDGVGAYSRVHYGRNYVNAFWDDSCFCMTYGDGASNTHPLTELDVAGHEMSHGVTANTAGLNYSGESGGLNEATSDIFGTMVEFYANLPKDNPDYLIGELININGDGTPLRYMDKPSKDGGSADYWSSTVGSKDVHYSSGVANHFFYLLAEGSGAKTINGVSYNSPTSNGSTLTGIGRDKAAQVWYRALSVYMTSTTNYAGARTATLNAAKDLYGAGSTEYNAVAAAWSGVNVN
- a CDS encoding AIM24 family protein, which codes for MAQFRLQGSKVLAVDMTGDTVKARNGTMVAYTGQMGFKKLSGGGDGLRGMVTRRLTGEQMEVMEVKGQGTCYFADKATEVNLVRLNGETLYVEAENLLCTEATLHTGTSFTGLNGMASGNGLFTTKVEGHGWAALTSKGPAIILRVSQGMPLRVDPGAYIAHTGNLNRALKSGAGWTTLIGEGGGEAMQVEFTGEGLVYVQPSERMTFGGDV
- a CDS encoding MarR family transcriptional regulator yields the protein MPKPLALDFDPIARADELWTRRWGGVPSMSAITSVMRAHQILLSRVDAVVKPYGLTFARYEALVLLTFSRTGELSLSKIGERLMVHPTSVTNTVDRLEKAGLVARRPNPLDGRGVLAAITARGREVVEQATRELMAVDFGLEGYDEQQCRQVFELLRPLRITAGDFSPATGEGPGEEQA
- a CDS encoding DUF3817 domain-containing protein gives rise to the protein MKQSVLTRYRALAYVTGVLLILLTLGMVAKYVLEIDGAAGFTTAVGIAHGWLYVVYLALAFDLGTKAKWPLPKLAWVLLAGTIPTAVFFVERKVSREVAPLVAAAEPVAA
- a CDS encoding DUF3817 domain-containing protein, whose product is MKPSAAVHRLRLVSGPEGLSFLLLLTCSVLKRTTSFNGVPVMGAVHGALFVLYVVFLAQAAMAQRWEGRRTLVLFLLAVVPTGGFFADRMLAKEERGEQALAA
- a CDS encoding TetR/AcrR family transcriptional regulator; the encoded protein is MAPTTQQPDAPGAGAAPARGKGRPRSAAADLAILDATRAALAELGWGGLTMGDVAVRAGVAKTTLYRRWPSKNELVVDAIAILFDQLECADLGSLQADIEAVVAQFADLLSRPETQAALLALFAEGTRDRQLQQRIRERIVEPQKVLVQLGRANAQARGEMGPDEDPATACEEIDIIFDTIAGTVEHRLLVSGEPITPEWIRRFTTLLLNAFPGLN
- the trxA gene encoding thioredoxin, translated to MQSRNSRLNNSALRGAVDLAAVKAAGEAAQKAEQARAERARQAEAGGTPTPAGYRLVLDVTEETFEDEVVQRSTEVPVVVDFWAEWCGPCKQLSPILERLAEEYAGRIVLAKIDVDGNQLLAQQFGIQSIPAVMAVVAGQLVPLFQGAENEANVRKVLDQLIAVAEQRFGIVGLQGAPGAEGGAPAAPAVPADPALEAAHDALDRGDLGGAVQAYKNVLADRPGHAEAKLGLAQAELLRRVEALDPQQVRADAAADPKDVPAQLRAADLDLVGGHVEDAFGRLVDTVAKTFGDDRDTARVRLLELFEVIGPEDPRVIAARGALARVLF
- a CDS encoding M4 family metallopeptidase codes for the protein MLTVGAVLSSTALLAGAIQVAAGTAQASPAPVAAQQRADLLAAAGGEAPSAARALGLSGQEKLVVKDAVVDSDGARHYRYERTWAGLPVLGGDLVVHTSAKGAVTVDRAVEGSIAPAGLTPKLTAAQAAAGAKSSVEATVGSVADADEAPLAAVSKGGDAQLVVWAASGAPRLAYRTTVEGVRADGTPSSLLLVTDAATGELLSSHEQIQTSNATGTGYGVFDGTVTLTTNWTGSVYQLKDNTRGGQYTVDKNGTLYTDADNVWGNGLASNGQSAAVDAQFGAAKTWDYYKNVHGRNGIRGDGVGAYSKVHYGTNYVNAFWSDSCFCMTYGDGASNTHPLTAIDVAGHEMTHGVTSNTAGLNYSGESGGLNESTSDIFGTMVEFYANLATDTPDYLIGERLNLNGNGTPLRYMDKPSKDGASADYWSSTVGSKDVHYSSGVGNHFFYLLSEGSGAKTINGVSYNSPTYNGAAVTGIGRDKAAKIWYRALTVYMTSTTNYKAARTATLNAAKDLYGSTSAEYTAVGKAWTAVNVS
- a CDS encoding DUF2127 domain-containing protein, yielding MKLDWDRRTCARRGHITYAPDEAGLRERLHASTALGEAWRCLRCGDFALGAPHGSGPADEAPLVPRGRALRDLFILRFLAVERGLRGLLVLVAAWAVWKFSNSQDAVRRIFDENLSVFRPVTDHFHWDLEHSPIVDTIRKTFDYRHSTLLIVAAALVAYALIEIVEAFGLWAARRWAEYLTVVATAAFLPLEVYELTEHVSVVKIGTLVLNVVAVLWILLSKRLFGLRGGLAAFEAERHSASLLEVEESAGVAPAAV